From one Candidatus Glassbacteria bacterium genomic stretch:
- a CDS encoding cysteine desulfurase — MNSPQAVEDRIYLDHNATTPVSERVLAAMLPWLKDGFGNASSIHAEGRAARSAVDNARREVATLLGAAEEEIFFTSGGTESNNLAIFGAVESSGRTGGTLVGTPVEHHAVLRPLGRLEQRGFSLHLLEVDSGGRVDPDALKDLLAGRDDVLLVSVIMANNEVGTVQPVDELAEICRGRGVLFHTDAVQAAGKLPIDLTALPADLLSISGHKLYGPKGVGALFIRKRVKIAPQLLGGSHERKIRAGTENVAGIAGLGEACRLAAENLEQGNRSLADLRDRMYSGLRGKLDGVHLNGHERHRLSNTLNLSFEGVEGEALLLNLDLAGISCSSGSACASGSLEPSHVLTAMGVSLELAQASVRFSLGRSNTSAQIDRAVDEIAGVVTRLRSLKFSF, encoded by the coding sequence ATGAATTCACCGCAAGCAGTTGAGGATAGAATATACCTCGATCACAACGCCACCACTCCTGTCTCCGAGCGAGTGCTGGCGGCAATGCTGCCCTGGCTGAAAGACGGTTTCGGCAACGCGTCGAGTATCCACGCCGAGGGCCGCGCCGCCCGATCGGCCGTGGATAATGCCCGCCGAGAGGTGGCAACGCTGCTGGGGGCCGCCGAGGAAGAGATATTCTTCACCAGCGGCGGGACCGAGAGCAATAACCTGGCGATTTTCGGCGCTGTCGAGTCATCCGGTAGAACCGGCGGCACGCTGGTCGGTACGCCGGTGGAGCACCATGCGGTCCTGCGCCCGCTGGGCCGGCTGGAACAACGTGGTTTCAGCCTGCACCTGCTGGAAGTCGACAGCGGCGGCAGGGTTGACCCGGACGCGCTGAAAGACCTGCTGGCCGGGCGGGACGACGTGCTGCTGGTCAGCGTGATCATGGCCAATAACGAAGTCGGCACGGTCCAGCCGGTGGATGAGCTGGCGGAAATCTGCCGCGGACGCGGGGTGTTATTCCACACCGATGCGGTCCAGGCGGCGGGCAAACTGCCGATCGACCTGACGGCCCTTCCGGCGGATTTGCTGAGTATCAGCGGCCACAAATTATACGGTCCCAAGGGTGTGGGGGCGCTGTTTATCCGTAAGAGAGTAAAGATCGCCCCGCAATTGCTGGGCGGCAGCCACGAACGCAAGATCAGGGCGGGCACCGAGAACGTGGCGGGAATCGCCGGGCTGGGCGAGGCCTGCCGTCTGGCGGCGGAGAACCTGGAACAGGGTAACCGCTCGCTGGCCGACCTTCGCGACCGGATGTACTCCGGGCTGCGCGGTAAGCTCGACGGCGTTCACCTTAACGGCCACGAACGGCACCGGCTGAGCAACACACTCAACCTCTCGTTCGAGGGCGTCGAGGGCGAGGCCCTGCTGCTCAATCTCGACCTCGCGGGTATCTCCTGCAGCAGCGGCTCGGCCTGCGCCAGCGGCTCGCTCGAACCCTCGCACGTGCTCACCGCCATGGGGGTCTCCCTGGAACTGGCCCAGGCCTCGGTCCGCTTCAGCCTGGGACGGTCGAATACCTCGGCGCAGATCGACAGGGCGGTGGACGAGATCGCCGGTGTGGTCACCCGCCTGCGCTCGCTGAAGTTTTCTTTCTGA
- the tsaD gene encoding tRNA (adenosine(37)-N6)-threonylcarbamoyltransferase complex transferase subunit TsaD codes for MSVLTLGIETSCDETSVAVLRGEDELLSHLVLSQLEHEQFGGVVPELASRAHQKTLLPMVERALEESGCAPGDLDLVGVTVGPGLIGALLVGLCTAKSLALALDIPLIGVNHMEAHLMANLLLDDPPEPPFVALLVSGGHTLLVEVDGWGDYLILGRSRDDAVGECFDKVAKMLDLGYPGGPVIEQAAEQGNPAAFNFPRPMIRDDSLDMSFSGLKTAVLYETRDLDQRGELRNAIPDLAASFQAAVVDVLVDKSLRACERSGSSCLIVAGGVARNSLLRSRLDAASNRGGFRVILPPMALCTDNAAMVARTAVHYHRLGRNDGLDIGAFPTGALDWPVAE; via the coding sequence GTGTCCGTGCTGACCCTGGGTATCGAGACCTCCTGCGATGAGACCAGCGTCGCCGTCCTTCGCGGCGAAGATGAGCTGCTGAGCCACCTCGTGTTGAGCCAGCTGGAGCACGAGCAGTTCGGCGGAGTGGTCCCGGAACTCGCCAGCCGGGCCCACCAGAAAACCTTGCTGCCGATGGTCGAACGGGCGCTGGAGGAATCCGGCTGCGCTCCCGGCGACCTGGACCTGGTCGGCGTGACCGTGGGACCCGGGCTGATCGGCGCACTGCTGGTGGGCCTCTGCACCGCCAAGTCGCTGGCCCTGGCCCTCGATATCCCGCTGATCGGAGTCAACCACATGGAGGCCCATCTGATGGCCAACCTTCTGCTCGACGACCCGCCGGAGCCGCCGTTCGTGGCGCTGCTGGTCTCCGGCGGCCATACCCTGCTGGTGGAAGTCGACGGCTGGGGCGACTACCTGATCCTGGGCCGCAGCCGCGACGACGCGGTGGGTGAATGTTTCGACAAGGTGGCCAAGATGCTGGACCTGGGCTACCCGGGCGGCCCGGTTATCGAGCAGGCCGCCGAACAGGGCAATCCCGCCGCGTTCAATTTCCCCCGGCCGATGATCCGCGACGACTCGCTGGACATGAGTTTCTCCGGCCTCAAGACAGCGGTCCTGTACGAAACCCGGGACCTGGATCAGCGCGGCGAGCTGCGGAACGCCATTCCGGACCTGGCCGCCTCGTTCCAGGCAGCGGTGGTCGACGTGCTGGTCGACAAATCCCTGCGCGCCTGCGAGCGCTCCGGTTCGTCGTGTCTGATCGTGGCCGGCGGTGTCGCCCGCAACAGCCTGCTGCGCAGCCGCCTGGACGCCGCCAGCAACCGCGGGGGCTTCCGCGTGATTCTCCCCCCGATGGCGCTCTGCACGGACAACGCGGCCATGGTGGCCCGCACCGCTGTCCATTACCATCGCCTCGGCCGCAACGACGGGCTCGATATCGGCGCGTTCCCCACCGGAGCGCTGGACTGGCCCGTGGCGGAGTGA
- a CDS encoding SH3 domain-containing protein, protein MSVSRGLSAVRTAVVLFACAAGTLAAQQLTVVQEKAPMFKEPTISSPIIKYLEKDSRVNMLAVENSFYLVSYGGYEGWMIPYSVTGAEGLTGGAGTEPSGGAEQLARQIGSGRYLVVANEYANVREGPGLNYKRIGRVYKGDLLEKFIKRGQWYRVKLPDNRIAFIYEKLVAEPVLPMAAGTVSSAPGSGDAGGIDERIARLEREVESLRKALRETQAALLEMQRAGGAIRAGGLMGIGSSLLNQNAPTVYSGEGASQTIIGNTATKVYHLPGSVFYDKIPEEFRVIFRSKEQARQAGYVKSIN, encoded by the coding sequence ATGTCCGTGAGCCGAGGATTGTCAGCCGTGAGAACCGCGGTGGTGCTGTTTGCCTGCGCGGCGGGGACCCTGGCCGCCCAGCAATTGACCGTCGTGCAGGAGAAAGCGCCGATGTTCAAGGAGCCGACGATCTCCTCGCCGATTATCAAATATCTGGAAAAGGACAGCAGGGTCAACATGCTGGCCGTTGAGAACAGCTTCTACCTGGTCAGCTACGGCGGTTACGAGGGCTGGATGATCCCCTACAGCGTCACCGGCGCCGAGGGGCTTACCGGCGGAGCAGGCACAGAGCCGTCAGGTGGCGCCGAGCAGCTGGCCAGGCAGATCGGCTCGGGGCGATACCTGGTGGTGGCCAACGAATACGCCAACGTCCGGGAGGGGCCGGGACTCAACTACAAACGGATCGGCAGGGTATACAAGGGTGACCTGCTGGAAAAATTCATCAAACGCGGGCAGTGGTACAGGGTCAAGCTGCCTGACAACCGGATCGCTTTCATCTACGAGAAACTGGTGGCCGAGCCGGTCTTGCCCATGGCCGCCGGGACAGTTTCCTCCGCTCCTGGTTCCGGCGATGCCGGCGGTATCGATGAGCGGATAGCGCGGCTGGAGCGGGAGGTTGAAAGCCTGCGCAAGGCTCTGCGCGAAACCCAGGCTGCGCTGCTTGAAATGCAGCGCGCCGGCGGAGCGATTCGGGCGGGCGGCCTGATGGGTATCGGCTCATCGCTGCTAAACCAAAACGCCCCCACCGTGTATTCCGGCGAAGGCGCTTCGCAGACGATTATCGGCAATACGGCGACGAAAGTGTACCACCTGCCCGGCAGCGTATTCTACGATAAGATCCCGGAAGAGTTTCGCGTGATCTTTCGCAGCAAGGAACAGGCCCGGCAGGCCGGTTACGTCAAATCCATCAACTAA
- a CDS encoding STAS domain-containing protein: MTITTHEVDDIAIAEVKGQINFQNTQTLKDLFSELEARNQKAIVVDLKETEYIDGFGLSVLVNLSRSIYKDGGKLSLSCLNRELQRIFTKTKLDRWFDIYESQEEACRKLKKGGGKPRTRERKSA, translated from the coding sequence ATGACCATCACCACGCACGAAGTCGATGACATCGCAATAGCCGAGGTCAAAGGCCAGATCAATTTTCAGAACACTCAGACGCTGAAGGACCTGTTCAGCGAGCTGGAGGCCCGCAACCAGAAAGCTATCGTGGTGGACCTCAAGGAGACAGAGTACATCGACGGATTCGGTCTCAGCGTGCTGGTAAACCTGAGCCGTAGTATCTACAAGGACGGTGGGAAGCTTTCGCTGAGTTGCCTCAACCGGGAACTCCAGCGGATCTTCACCAAGACCAAGCTCGACCGCTGGTTCGACATCTACGAGTCCCAGGAAGAAGCATGCCGTAAGCTGAAAAAGGGCGGTGGCAAGCCCAGGACCCGCGAGCGTAAAAGCGCCTGA